The following are encoded in a window of Stigmatella erecta genomic DNA:
- the deoC gene encoding deoxyribose-phosphate aldolase: protein MNEVPLTPPGAPSDGGRPSLPGEGPGPSVKVATARVSPEALRTGADLAPYIDHTLLKPEASREDLLKVAEEARQHGFATVCVNSSNVALVARVLEGSKTVPIAVVGFPLGAALSSAKAFEAREAIRAGAREIDMVINLGALKSRDYAQVHEDIAQVVGASRPYPVKVILETSQLTREEKIIGCVLAKAAGAAFVKTSTGFSSGGATVEDVALMREVVGDDVGVKASGGVRSAEDAMKMIQAGANRLGASASVAIVSGQKSTAKY, encoded by the coding sequence ATGAACGAAGTCCCTCTCACCCCTCCAGGCGCTCCCTCGGACGGCGGGCGGCCTTCACTCCCGGGCGAAGGCCCCGGGCCTTCGGTGAAGGTGGCCACGGCGCGGGTGTCCCCGGAGGCCCTGCGCACGGGCGCGGACCTGGCGCCGTACATCGACCACACGCTGCTCAAGCCCGAGGCCAGCCGCGAGGATCTCCTCAAGGTGGCCGAGGAGGCCCGGCAGCACGGCTTCGCCACCGTGTGCGTGAACTCGTCCAACGTGGCGCTGGTGGCGCGCGTGCTGGAGGGCTCGAAGACGGTGCCCATCGCCGTGGTGGGCTTCCCGCTGGGCGCCGCGCTCTCCAGCGCCAAGGCCTTCGAGGCCCGCGAGGCCATCCGCGCCGGGGCGCGGGAGATCGACATGGTCATCAACCTCGGGGCGCTCAAGTCCCGGGACTACGCGCAGGTGCACGAGGACATCGCCCAGGTGGTGGGCGCGAGCCGCCCGTACCCCGTGAAGGTCATCCTGGAGACGAGCCAGCTCACGCGCGAGGAGAAGATCATCGGCTGCGTGCTGGCCAAGGCCGCGGGGGCCGCCTTCGTGAAGACCTCCACGGGCTTCAGCTCCGGCGGGGCCACCGTGGAGGACGTGGCGCTCATGCGCGAGGTGGTGGGCGACGACGTGGGCGTGAAGGCCTCCGGCGGGGTGCGCTCCGCCGAGGACGCGATGAAGATGATTCAGGCGGGGGCCAACCGGCTGGGCGCGTCGGCCTCGGTGGCCATCGTCAGCGGCCAGAAGTCCACCGCGAAGTATTGA
- a CDS encoding ComEC/Rec2 family competence protein — protein MVLPPRLCLLFILLLASVGLAAPAPAPPGKPLTVHFFDVGQGDAALVISPTGKTVLIDGGPPEAGPRLVERLRQLVHAPLDLVILTHPHLDHLGSMRDAIQAVGARRFMDPAFDHPSAAYRDLLEFVGKEVGQVMTASPNPKAPSTFLTIGLGEGVQLTLYWPRHPLEPFLKDTRSDANSNSIVARLSYGKTSFLFTGDAEPDTEQALLQKNLPLASTVLKVAHHGGRHSSTAPFLAAVSPQAAVISCGANNEYGHPNPEALERLAGVGARIFRTDLQGDIQALSDGTTVTFQTGRPAAPARPAPSPERPAATAAPEAPRYISLKGSQVFHREDCATLRRAKTKERKIYTRRADALRERRAAEDCHP, from the coding sequence ATGGTTCTCCCACCGCGGCTCTGTCTGCTTTTCATCCTCCTGCTGGCCTCGGTGGGGCTGGCGGCCCCCGCGCCCGCGCCCCCGGGCAAACCCCTCACCGTGCACTTCTTCGACGTGGGCCAGGGGGACGCGGCGCTCGTCATCTCGCCCACCGGCAAGACGGTCCTCATCGATGGCGGCCCCCCGGAGGCCGGCCCGCGGCTGGTGGAGCGGCTGCGCCAGCTCGTCCACGCCCCGTTGGATCTCGTCATCCTGACCCACCCGCACCTGGATCACCTGGGGAGCATGCGGGACGCCATCCAGGCCGTGGGGGCGCGGCGCTTCATGGACCCGGCGTTCGACCATCCGAGCGCCGCGTACCGGGACCTGCTGGAGTTCGTGGGTAAGGAGGTGGGCCAGGTGATGACCGCCAGCCCCAACCCGAAGGCGCCCAGCACGTTCCTCACCATCGGGCTGGGCGAGGGCGTGCAGCTGACGCTCTACTGGCCCCGCCATCCGCTGGAGCCCTTCCTGAAGGACACCCGGTCCGATGCGAACTCCAACTCCATCGTCGCCCGGCTCTCCTATGGAAAGACGTCCTTCCTCTTCACCGGCGATGCGGAGCCGGACACCGAGCAGGCCCTGCTCCAGAAGAACCTCCCCCTGGCCTCCACCGTGCTGAAGGTGGCGCACCATGGCGGAAGACACTCCTCCACGGCGCCCTTCCTGGCCGCGGTGAGCCCCCAGGCGGCCGTCATCTCCTGCGGCGCGAACAACGAGTACGGCCACCCCAACCCCGAAGCGCTGGAGCGCCTGGCGGGCGTGGGCGCGCGCATCTTCCGGACGGACTTGCAGGGGGACATCCAGGCCCTCAGCGACGGCACCACCGTCACCTTCCAGACCGGCCGCCCGGCGGCCCCCGCCAGGCCCGCCCCCTCCCCGGAGCGCCCCGCCGCCACCGCCGCCCCGGAGGCCCCGCGCTACATCAGCCTCAAGGGCAGCCAGGTCTTCCACCGGGAGGACTGCGCCACGCTCAGGCGGGCGAAGACGAAGGAGCGGAAAATCTATACCCGCCGCGCGGACGCCCTCCGGGAACGCCGGGCCGCCGAGGACTGCCACCCATGA
- a CDS encoding FYDLN acid domain-containing protein: MPAKDLGNKYVCFKCSTKFYDMKKPDPLCPKCGADQRESPALKPATEGRRGRLASTPKVIEPIEPEEPEAAESEEEEDLDSFDEEPVESEQEEEI, translated from the coding sequence ATGCCGGCGAAGGACCTCGGGAACAAGTACGTCTGCTTCAAGTGCAGCACGAAGTTCTACGACATGAAGAAGCCGGATCCCCTCTGCCCCAAGTGCGGAGCGGATCAGCGCGAGAGCCCGGCCCTCAAGCCGGCCACGGAAGGGCGCCGGGGCCGCTTGGCCTCCACCCCGAAGGTCATCGAGCCCATTGAGCCCGAGGAGCCGGAGGCCGCCGAGTCCGAGGAGGAGGAGGACCTGGACTCCTTCGACGAGGAGCCCGTCGAGTCCGAACAGGAAGAGGAGATTTAG
- a CDS encoding cupredoxin domain-containing protein, whose amino-acid sequence MPPASPPAKAGAAASPAGRGLLTGQVRLLGTPPPVEMRETTASVASVCGDTVPDRSLSVGEEGALAHVVVALVEGASLPAEGLTPPVPVLDQRKCAYEPPILAARVGATLEVRNSDPVMHNVRAVAGSQPLFNVAMPLEGTSLRRPLPATPGTLQVKCDVHPWMRAVVRTFDHPYFTTTDEKGRFRLEVPEGTHTVLFWHPRLPDATRSFSIEGGQTQQADQSWPVSALH is encoded by the coding sequence AGCGGCCGCCTCCCCGGCCGGACGCGGCCTCCTCACCGGCCAGGTCCGGCTGCTCGGCACGCCGCCTCCGGTGGAGATGCGGGAGACCACCGCCTCGGTGGCCTCCGTATGCGGGGACACGGTGCCCGACCGTTCGCTCTCCGTGGGCGAAGAGGGCGCCCTGGCCCATGTGGTGGTGGCGCTCGTGGAGGGCGCCTCGCTGCCCGCGGAGGGGCTCACGCCGCCGGTCCCGGTGCTGGACCAGCGCAAGTGCGCCTACGAGCCCCCCATCCTCGCCGCGCGGGTGGGCGCTACCCTGGAGGTGCGCAACTCGGACCCGGTGATGCACAATGTGCGCGCGGTCGCGGGCTCCCAGCCGCTCTTCAATGTGGCCATGCCGCTGGAGGGCACCAGCTTGCGCAGGCCCTTGCCGGCCACCCCCGGGACGCTGCAGGTGAAGTGCGACGTCCACCCGTGGATGCGGGCCGTGGTTCGCACGTTCGACCATCCCTACTTCACGACGACGGACGAGAAGGGCCGCTTCCGCCTGGAGGTGCCCGAGGGCACCCACACGGTGCTCTTCTGGCACCCCCGGCTGCCCGACGCCACGCGCTCCTTCTCCATCGAGGGGGGCCAGACGCAGCAGGCCGACCAGTCCTGGCCCGTGAGCGCGCTGCACTGA
- a CDS encoding DUF3006 domain-containing protein, producing MSHATVDRFEEDLAVLIVDGREVTRPRAGLAAGVREGDVIDLATGQVDAKATEALREEVRQARQRASRSSPPPGDFDL from the coding sequence ATGAGCCACGCCACCGTGGATCGCTTCGAGGAGGACCTCGCCGTGCTCATCGTGGACGGCCGCGAGGTGACGCGTCCCCGGGCCGGGCTGGCCGCCGGCGTGCGCGAGGGAGACGTCATCGATCTGGCCACGGGCCAGGTGGACGCGAAGGCCACCGAGGCCCTGCGGGAGGAGGTGCGGCAGGCCCGCCAGCGCGCGAGCCGCTCATCGCCTCCCCCCGGAGACTTCGACCTCTAG
- a CDS encoding AgmX/PglI C-terminal domain-containing protein — MNFSCDKCQRRYSIADEKVRGKTVKVRCKNCQNVISVQGPPQEMEESTRVVSLADVERLREQERSLAASQAAAPAASEGPWGEEEPTRAAPGRSSGVQWFVMVKSKQEGPLDEAGLSALVASGAVSPRSFFWQQGMADWKRGSDVPELAGVFAPPPAPAPVAPTPAPILSSEPVTTQARGNRGGAASRAQPEPAPQADPPWEEAPAPAASDGGRAPWDLDPPEEAEQPRHARSTPEPVPEPEPQEQAPWDDAPAAESRFEEDEPGQPEQPWNDEAEQPTAPQRKDAGMGDLFSDLDLPLKGDGDETGPYPPEGSQDADPLASVPGGKGNDGKPVEDTRHFMVQSGVTRRNPIWKVALFILVPVALVVGGVFAADRLNFVPKVKVVNAKGETVEKSLFFSGEGVSELRDRLMGRKSQSAPVPPAEKKPQGAQKPEGGPPPPANPETGKATGGLEAIYADSEKEDEGPAVREDAAAKGAAGKGGPPQEEVKRVVESSQGAIQGCVERELRKNPSFRGGKVLLTATVGTSGTVKKASLDRKELDKSPVGDCIKKSAKRMVFPPFEAGEDVDLEIPLVLSSGAL; from the coding sequence TTGAACTTCTCATGTGACAAGTGTCAGCGGCGGTACTCCATCGCGGATGAAAAGGTCCGTGGGAAGACCGTCAAGGTCCGTTGCAAGAACTGCCAGAACGTCATCTCCGTCCAGGGGCCTCCCCAGGAGATGGAGGAGAGCACCCGCGTGGTGTCGCTCGCGGACGTGGAGCGGCTCCGGGAGCAAGAGCGCTCCCTGGCGGCCTCCCAGGCCGCGGCCCCCGCCGCCTCCGAAGGGCCCTGGGGGGAGGAGGAGCCCACCCGCGCCGCGCCCGGCCGCTCGTCGGGCGTGCAGTGGTTCGTGATGGTGAAGAGCAAGCAGGAGGGCCCGCTGGACGAGGCGGGGCTGAGCGCGCTCGTCGCCAGCGGCGCCGTCTCCCCGCGCAGCTTCTTCTGGCAGCAGGGCATGGCGGATTGGAAGCGGGGCTCGGATGTCCCGGAGCTCGCGGGCGTCTTCGCCCCGCCTCCGGCGCCCGCGCCCGTGGCGCCCACCCCCGCGCCCATCCTGTCCTCGGAGCCCGTGACGACGCAGGCCCGTGGGAACCGGGGCGGGGCCGCGTCCCGGGCGCAACCCGAGCCCGCCCCCCAGGCGGACCCGCCCTGGGAGGAAGCGCCCGCTCCGGCCGCCTCCGACGGTGGCCGCGCGCCGTGGGATCTGGATCCGCCCGAGGAGGCCGAGCAGCCCCGGCACGCCCGGTCCACGCCGGAGCCCGTCCCGGAGCCCGAGCCGCAGGAGCAGGCGCCCTGGGACGACGCGCCCGCCGCAGAGTCCCGGTTCGAGGAGGACGAGCCCGGTCAGCCGGAGCAGCCCTGGAACGACGAGGCCGAGCAGCCCACCGCCCCGCAGCGCAAGGACGCGGGCATGGGAGACCTCTTCTCCGACCTGGACCTGCCGCTCAAGGGCGATGGGGACGAGACGGGCCCCTATCCGCCGGAGGGCTCGCAGGACGCGGACCCGCTGGCCAGCGTGCCGGGCGGCAAGGGCAATGACGGCAAACCCGTCGAGGACACGCGCCACTTCATGGTGCAGTCGGGCGTCACCCGGCGGAATCCCATCTGGAAGGTGGCGCTCTTCATCCTGGTGCCGGTGGCGCTGGTAGTCGGCGGCGTCTTCGCAGCGGACCGTCTGAACTTCGTGCCCAAGGTGAAGGTGGTGAACGCCAAGGGCGAGACCGTCGAGAAGTCCCTGTTCTTCTCGGGCGAGGGCGTCAGCGAGCTGCGGGACCGGCTCATGGGCCGCAAGTCTCAGAGCGCCCCCGTGCCCCCCGCGGAGAAGAAGCCCCAGGGGGCGCAGAAGCCGGAGGGTGGCCCGCCGCCGCCCGCCAACCCGGAGACGGGCAAGGCCACTGGAGGGCTGGAGGCCATCTATGCGGACTCTGAGAAGGAGGATGAGGGGCCCGCCGTCCGGGAGGACGCGGCGGCGAAGGGCGCCGCGGGCAAGGGGGGGCCTCCTCAGGAAGAGGTGAAGCGGGTGGTGGAGAGCTCCCAGGGCGCCATCCAGGGGTGTGTGGAGCGCGAGCTCCGCAAGAACCCCTCGTTCCGGGGCGGCAAGGTGCTGCTCACGGCCACCGTGGGCACCTCGGGCACCGTGAAGAAGGCCTCGCTGGACCGCAAGGAGCTGGACAAGTCCCCGGTGGGCGACTGCATCAAGAAGAGCGCCAAGCGGATGGTCTTCCCCCCCTTCGAGGCAGGGGAGGACGTGGACCTGGAGATTCCGCTCGTTCTGTCCTCCGGGGCGCTGTAG
- a CDS encoding TraR/DksA family transcriptional regulator — protein sequence MRTLLLALHAELTGKVPLKIEPNRTDDARIGGDEDEQPLNEMMQAIASSRNRNTDGMLARVVKALGKLRNDPDSFGECEECGDELPYGRLKAVPYVEFCVDCQGNKDKPKGGPTRRKLTDYT from the coding sequence ATGCGGACCCTGCTGTTGGCCCTGCATGCGGAATTGACGGGCAAGGTGCCGTTGAAGATCGAACCCAACCGCACCGACGATGCGCGCATTGGCGGGGATGAGGACGAGCAGCCCCTCAACGAGATGATGCAGGCCATCGCCTCCAGCCGGAACCGGAACACGGACGGGATGCTGGCGCGCGTGGTGAAGGCGCTGGGCAAGCTGCGCAATGATCCGGACAGCTTCGGCGAGTGCGAGGAGTGCGGGGACGAGCTGCCCTATGGCCGGCTCAAGGCCGTGCCCTACGTGGAGTTCTGCGTGGACTGCCAGGGTAACAAGGACAAGCCCAAGGGCGGGCCCACGCGGCGCAAGCTCACCGATTACACCTGA
- a CDS encoding ComEC/Rec2 family competence protein: protein MNARLLPLLALLLATACQEPPAPPAPPPAPPPPAAKRYFAKPADGKLHVYFLDVGAGDAALIVSPEGHTVLIDTGPAASLNYLVNRLPELLATRLDLAILTHPAPDHYGALEAVQKVADMRRLLEPQLPGTAPEYDALLTALGTRGVEIFSPAPNPSHPNEPMRLPLGGGAELTVLWPRAPTEPLLAVEGAGHAANSIVLRLTYGETSVLFMGDARAETEALLLKRQEPLRAMLLKVGAHGAALATSAEFLQEVHPQAAILSLGTQGPPDLPAPDTLARLEAAKATVFRTDRDGEIHAVSDGKQFVLTPQRLPPGKSTLAEHVFVPEEEEAPLAVPLVAPSKPEPVKAPPVPAKTVSGKTREGEDLSRFGQVVDIDQLPKAERTSRQPAKPKATAATERYVASRKSDVFHVPECRNAKRISPENLITFRTREEAAKERRPARDCNP from the coding sequence ATGAACGCGCGCCTGCTGCCCCTGCTGGCCCTGCTCCTCGCCACCGCGTGCCAGGAGCCGCCCGCGCCCCCCGCCCCGCCCCCGGCGCCCCCGCCCCCCGCGGCGAAGCGCTACTTCGCGAAGCCCGCAGATGGAAAGCTCCACGTCTACTTCCTGGACGTGGGCGCCGGGGATGCCGCGCTCATCGTCTCGCCCGAGGGCCACACCGTCCTCATCGACACGGGCCCGGCCGCCTCCCTCAACTACCTGGTCAACCGGCTGCCGGAGCTGCTCGCCACCCGGTTGGATCTCGCCATCCTCACCCACCCCGCCCCGGACCATTACGGCGCGCTCGAGGCGGTGCAGAAGGTGGCGGACATGCGCCGGCTGCTCGAGCCCCAGCTGCCCGGCACGGCCCCCGAGTACGACGCCCTGCTCACGGCCCTGGGCACCCGGGGCGTGGAGATCTTCTCCCCGGCCCCCAACCCCAGCCACCCCAACGAGCCGATGCGCCTGCCCCTCGGCGGGGGCGCGGAGCTGACCGTGCTCTGGCCGCGCGCGCCCACCGAGCCCCTGCTGGCCGTGGAGGGCGCCGGGCACGCCGCCAACTCCATCGTCCTGCGGCTCACCTATGGGGAGACCTCGGTGCTCTTCATGGGGGATGCCCGCGCCGAGACGGAGGCCCTGCTGCTCAAGCGCCAGGAGCCCCTGCGCGCCATGCTCCTCAAGGTGGGCGCGCACGGCGCGGCGCTCGCCACGAGCGCGGAGTTCCTCCAGGAGGTCCACCCCCAGGCCGCCATCCTGAGCCTGGGCACGCAGGGCCCCCCGGACCTGCCCGCGCCAGACACGCTGGCGAGGCTGGAGGCCGCCAAGGCCACCGTGTTCCGCACGGACAGGGATGGAGAGATTCACGCGGTGAGCGACGGCAAGCAGTTCGTGCTCACCCCGCAGCGGCTCCCGCCCGGGAAGAGCACCCTCGCCGAGCACGTCTTCGTGCCCGAGGAAGAGGAAGCGCCCCTGGCCGTGCCGCTCGTCGCGCCCTCCAAGCCGGAGCCCGTGAAGGCCCCCCCGGTCCCCGCCAAGACCGTCTCCGGGAAGACACGCGAGGGCGAGGACCTCTCCCGCTTCGGGCAGGTGGTGGACATCGATCAGCTGCCCAAGGCGGAGCGCACCTCCCGGCAGCCCGCGAAGCCCAAGGCCACCGCGGCCACGGAGCGCTATGTCGCCAGCCGCAAGAGTGACGTCTTCCATGTCCCGGAGTGCCGCAATGCCAAGCGAATCTCGCCGGAAAACCTCATCACGTTCCGCACCCGCGAAGAGGCCGCCAAAGAGCGGCGGCCCGCCCGGGACTGCAACCCCTAG